In one window of Candidatus Delongbacteria bacterium DNA:
- a CDS encoding HAMP domain-containing histidine kinase, with amino-acid sequence MIDNIELSDEEIIRLFASRIRERTQKVKEYEIVFKELEALNRKLIKSESNKSKFLSLIRNEFNNPLFAVIPLLKRIVESKLCNDSAISTIYTEILNLNFQLNNIIAVSEIENDILEKNFVKFEFKSILNDVISGLSYIYDDKNHNITINSNIENDIYFDREKFSLIISNLLDNSFCFSPPETEVSVRIHLNNSKFIVEIENNGDPITLGNPFESFEEENSYAREKKGLGLGLSIVKAYTEFLSGEISFDYIDSKNLVTLTFPEYIENGDEIFGFGLDDFDFAEDEEVDNKVL; translated from the coding sequence TCCAGAATAAGGGAACGAACACAAAAGGTTAAAGAGTACGAAATTGTTTTTAAAGAACTGGAAGCCCTTAATAGGAAACTTATTAAATCTGAATCCAACAAAAGTAAATTCCTTTCTCTCATAAGAAATGAGTTTAACAATCCTCTCTTTGCTGTTATACCTTTACTCAAAAGAATAGTAGAATCTAAATTGTGTAATGACAGTGCTATCTCGACAATCTATACAGAAATACTAAATTTAAACTTTCAATTAAACAATATTATTGCCGTATCTGAAATTGAAAATGATATTTTGGAAAAAAACTTTGTCAAATTCGAGTTTAAGTCAATTTTAAACGATGTAATATCGGGACTCTCATACATATATGACGATAAGAATCATAATATTACTATAAACTCCAATATTGAAAATGATATTTATTTCGATAGAGAAAAATTTAGTCTAATTATATCAAACCTACTTGACAATTCATTCTGTTTTTCACCCCCAGAAACCGAAGTATCTGTTAGAATACATTTAAATAATTCAAAGTTTATTGTTGAGATTGAAAATAATGGAGATCCTATCACATTGGGCAATCCCTTTGAATCATTTGAGGAAGAAAACAGTTATGCAAGAGAGAAAAAGGGATTGGGGCTTGGTTTAAGCATCGTAAAAGCATATACAGAATTTCTATCAGGTGAGATCAGTTTTGATTATATAGATTCAAAAAATTTAGTTACCTTGACATTCCCTGAATATATAGAAAATGGTGATGAGATATTTGGATTTGGTCTAGATGATTTTGATTTTGCTGAGGACGAAGAGGTTGATAACAAAGTTTTGTAA
- a CDS encoding response regulator has product MEKNEMIKELTKDLSILHVDDEEMILDLFQFVLENFFLVSDTAKDGEEALKKFKEKKYDIVLTDLDMPKMNGLVLSEKLQEMDSTLPILVLSAYVNNSIAIKLEAKNIFYLKKPVTNQILIEKIYDILKKD; this is encoded by the coding sequence ATGGAAAAAAATGAGATGATAAAAGAGTTGACCAAGGATCTTTCGATTTTACATGTTGATGATGAGGAAATGATTCTAGATCTTTTTCAATTTGTTCTTGAAAATTTCTTTTTAGTATCCGATACAGCAAAAGATGGTGAAGAAGCTCTAAAAAAATTCAAAGAAAAAAAATACGATATTGTACTTACAGATCTTGATATGCCAAAGATGAATGGTTTGGTTTTATCTGAAAAACTTCAGGAGATGGACAGTACTCTTCCAATTCTTGTTTTGTCTGCCTATGTTAATAATTCTATTGCAATTAAACTTGAAGCGAAAAACATTTTCTATTTAAAAAAACCTGTCACGAATCAAATTCTAATTGAGAAAATTTACGATATTTTGAAGAAAGATTAG
- a CDS encoding chemotaxis protein CheD, with protein MEVSKKTIFSEQLFISDCNPIEVSTILGSCVAICLYDPVSKILGMNHYLLPFWNGDGLKSLKYGNISNEALVSKFLAKGIPAERVIAKIFGGASINIEGLDIGKNNILIAREILRNYKIKVIAEDVGGYLGRKIIMSNIDGAIYLKYAADRRKGNDRRVN; from the coding sequence TTGGAAGTCTCAAAAAAAACAATATTTTCTGAACAATTGTTCATTTCAGACTGTAATCCCATAGAGGTTTCTACAATACTTGGTTCTTGTGTTGCGATATGTCTTTACGATCCAGTTTCCAAGATTTTGGGCATGAACCATTATCTTTTACCGTTCTGGAATGGTGATGGATTAAAATCTTTAAAGTATGGAAATATTAGCAATGAGGCACTTGTTTCAAAATTTTTGGCAAAGGGTATTCCGGCAGAAAGGGTGATTGCCAAAATTTTTGGAGGAGCAAGTATCAATATCGAGGGACTTGATATTGGAAAAAATAATATCCTTATAGCAAGAGAGATTCTAAGAAATTATAAAATTAAAGTCATTGCAGAGGATGTAGGTGGTTACCTTGGAAGAAAAATAATCATGAGCAATATTGATGGTGCCATTTATCTTAAATATGCAGCAGATAGACGGAAAGGCAATGACAGGAGAGTAAATTAG